Genomic segment of Terriglobia bacterium:
ACGACTGACGCGCACAGTGCCTACCTGAGCGCCGTTGAAGACGCGTTTGGGGCTGATGCCGATTACGCGATGCTTCACAAAATCTCATGGTGCTCCGACTCCTGATGCATCGCGCTACAGTCCGGCAACGTGCATCGGCTGCGATATGAAAGTGGTCAGCGGAGACCCCGACCCGAAGCACGTCAGCACGTCATATGTGGAGCGCCAGAACCTAACAATGCGCATGTCCATGCGGAGATTCACACGTTTGACGAACGGGTTCAGCAAAAAACTGGAGAACCATGGCCACGCGCTGGCGCTATACTTCATGCACTACAACTTTTGCCGTATTCACAAGACACTTCGCGTAACACCTGCGATGGAGGCGGGAATCGCCGATCATGCATGGAGCCTGGGGGAACTTGTAAATCTGCTGAGCGGGGCGGAATTGCTAGAAAAAAGCGCCTAAACGCGAAACGACCACCCGTTGGGCGGTCGTTGGATCCAGCGCTCTTCACACTGGAGATGTAGTTACGCTTATGACTCTATCATTTAGAGAAAAGCTGTCAAGTGCCATTGTGGAACTCCCTAAGTACAAGGTTATCACGTACATAGACGGCTTCAATCTCTACTTCGGCATCCGCAGCCAAGCGATTAAGCGCGGGTCAATTCATACCCCAGACCCCACGTGGTATCGCTACATGTGGCTTGATTTGCAGGCAATGTGTGATCGAATGTTGACTCACCGCCAAGAACTCGTTGCGGTCAAGTATTTCACCGCACCGATTACTGGCAGCAAGGGGAAACAAGAGAGGCAGAATCTGTTCTTGGATGCTCTGCGAACTTTGCCTAAAGTGGAAATAATCCTTGGTCGCTTCGAGCCTAATCGCAATGAGTGTGACCGCTGCGGCCATCCAGCATACCATCCGCAGGAAAAGAAAACGGACGTGAACATCGCCACCGCTCTGATTTGCGATGCCTTGGACAACAAATATGATACAGCCATCTTGGTAACTGGTGATTCTGACCTGGTGCCAGCTCTTAAGGCCGTAAAGCGGATCAAACCAGAAAGGCGGCTAGTTGCAGCGTTTCCTCCCAATCGCTACTCAACAGAATTGCAGGATATTACTCATTCCTCGATCAGCATTTGGGAGCCAATCCTGCGCAAGAGCAGACTTCCCGAGATCATAAAACGTGATGGTCTCCCGGATATCGTAAGACCGTTCAAGTACTCTGGCACACTGGGCTGCACAGCCTCACCGGCCCCTGCTAAGGCTGCGACACCGCCAAAACAACCTTGATTTCAAATTGCACCACTACCGCATTGTGCGCGGCAGTCGGGACCTTCTCGCCGCGCTGCCGCTCCTCGTCAGTAGGCTCGAAATACCGTCGGAGCAATTGAGATCGCTCCGCAGAGGTTTTCGCCAACTCCTGCAGCAGCTCCGAGTAGTTGGGTTCGCGTCCGAATCGCGACAGGTGCCAAGCTTCAGGGTCGGGTTCGCAGTCGGCGTTTTCCAGCATTGCTACTCGACGGATCAGGTCCACAGTGATCTCCCAGCCAGTCGGGATTTTAGCGGCGCGCGAAATCCCGGAAGCGACTAGGAGGGCATATAACCCCGGAGCCGACTGCATCGAAAATGCTAGCGTCAAGATCGGGTCGATCATGGTACGAAACACATTCTAGCCTGAGATGCGGCTAGGCGAGTGGGTCAACCTCTCGCCGTCAGGGAAGCGGGTGGGAATGACAGACTCGAACCTCGCGATCTCTCTTCCAAAAGCGGTCCGGACGCTTACGTTTGGGGCACGCGGGCCGGGCGGTCGCACAAACCGATGTACCACGCGGGGAAGTCACGGGTACAATTGTCCGATCATGGAAAAGCAAAGACCAGTGGCTAAATGCAAGCTATGTGGTCTAGTGAAAGAGCTTTGCGACAGCCACTATTTGCCGAAACGCTTGTATGCTTTCTTGCGCGCTGCCCAGCTCAATAGTCTTCACCCCGTGATGGAGGTAGGTGGCGAGCTCAAACAGGTTTCGGTCCAGTACCGGGGCTATGTGTTGTGTGCGGAATGTGAAGACCTACTGAACAAGCACGGGGAGAAGTGGGTACTTGCGAACATTCCACAGGACTACGACGGAGCGTTTCCACTTCAGGACGCAATTAACTATTGGTGCCAGTGTTCAAAGGCGATGACCTTGTTTTGTGCGATGTCGCCGGCGTAAGCGCCTTTGACGTCGGACAACTTGTGTATTTCGGCATGAGCATCTTTTGGCGGGCTGCCGTACATAAGTGGGCAACAACAACCGGGCTGATAGCTCCGAAAGTGGACTTAGGCGCGTTAGAGGGGCCGACACGGAAATTCCGCCGCTGTGAAGGCCCAGTGCCAGAAGATGGCATTGTGCTGACGGTTGACGTGTGGCCATACAAAAGGGCCCATCAAGTTCTGTACCCTGCGGTCGCGTCGCACTTGCAGGAATGCCAGCGGTATTGGTTCCACATACCTGGTTTGTTCTTCTCGCTGTATTTGGGTGGCAATATTCCGGCTGATGTGCGTCGGCGGAATGCCGCTAAGGGCATAATCGGCTTGGATCTGAAGGCTGCGGACTCTGTGATTGAGTTCACGAAGCAAGGAGTGCTCAGCAAGATGGGACCGA
This window contains:
- a CDS encoding NYN domain-containing protein, giving the protein MTLSFREKLSSAIVELPKYKVITYIDGFNLYFGIRSQAIKRGSIHTPDPTWYRYMWLDLQAMCDRMLTHRQELVAVKYFTAPITGSKGKQERQNLFLDALRTLPKVEIILGRFEPNRNECDRCGHPAYHPQEKKTDVNIATALICDALDNKYDTAILVTGDSDLVPALKAVKRIKPERRLVAAFPPNRYSTELQDITHSSISIWEPILRKSRLPEIIKRDGLPDIVRPFKYSGTLGCTASPAPAKAATPPKQP